Proteins encoded in a region of the Bombiscardovia apis genome:
- a CDS encoding DUF2469 domain-containing protein — MSAEDLDNYETDAELGLYREYRDVIKLFTYVIETERRFYLANKVDFNVRSAGQDVYFDVQLTDAWVWDVYRSSRFVKKVRIVTFKDVNVEEVQKSDIDIPDSL, encoded by the coding sequence TTGAGCGCTGAGGATTTAGACAACTACGAGACTGACGCTGAGCTAGGGCTCTACCGTGAATATCGGGATGTTATCAAGCTTTTTACATATGTTATCGAGACTGAACGGCGCTTTTATTTGGCCAACAAAGTCGACTTTAATGTGCGCTCAGCTGGGCAGGATGTGTATTTCGACGTGCAGCTGACGGATGCGTGGGTCTGGGATGTCTATCGCTCCTCCCGTTTCGTTAAAAAGGTGAGAATCGTCACTTTCAAAGACGTGAACGTGGAAGAAGTGCAGAAAAGCGATATTGACATACCTGATTCCTTGTAA
- a CDS encoding NAD(P)/FAD-dependent oxidoreductase — translation MVQKQSVVVIGGGPAGLTAAWELVKDGGDQRYDVTVLEATKIFGGISRTVRHNGNRMDIGGHRFFSKDDRIMDWWKEVLPLQGAPSYDDKKLGRHHDLEPGGPDPEQTDRVMLKRHRVSRIYWNRHFLDYPISLSPGLFKALGFKMTMEAGFSYLASIFHKLPEDNLENFYINRFGRKLYSMFFEGYTEKLWGRHPREISADWGAQRVKGLSIIAVLKNAFQKMMPKKRDAHDIETSLIEEFWYPKLGPGQLWETVEQRNVEHGVKVITDANVVELMQEDGKISGVVYVNEQGERVTLKADHFISSMPVKDLVNAIAASETSAPKEMVRVANGLPYRDFVTVGLLIKHLKIRNTTDIPTLGNPPIVPDCWIYVQDPGYKMGRFQIFNNWSPYMVEKPDDTVWIGLEYFCEEGDDFWNMSDEEATSFAIKELTRMGVIGGPGDVMDSHREHVKKAYPAYFDTYAQMPELINWLDSFGNLYCVGRNGQHHYNNQDHSMATSMEAVKNIETGRTNKDNVWNVNTEKAYHEEKQA, via the coding sequence ATGGTGCAAAAGCAGTCGGTTGTAGTCATCGGAGGCGGTCCCGCCGGGCTCACAGCAGCGTGGGAGCTCGTCAAAGATGGCGGCGACCAGCGCTATGACGTAACCGTGCTTGAGGCCACCAAGATATTTGGCGGTATTTCTCGCACCGTGCGCCACAACGGCAATCGCATGGACATTGGCGGTCACCGCTTCTTCTCCAAAGACGATCGCATTATGGACTGGTGGAAGGAAGTGCTGCCCCTGCAAGGTGCCCCTTCATACGACGACAAGAAGCTTGGTCGCCACCACGACTTAGAGCCAGGCGGTCCAGACCCTGAGCAGACGGATCGCGTTATGCTTAAGCGTCACCGCGTCTCGCGCATTTATTGGAACCGTCATTTCTTGGATTATCCAATTTCGTTGTCTCCTGGGCTGTTCAAGGCTTTGGGATTCAAGATGACTATGGAGGCCGGCTTTAGTTACCTCGCTTCCATCTTCCATAAACTGCCTGAAGACAACTTGGAGAACTTCTACATCAACCGTTTTGGTCGCAAGCTCTACTCCATGTTCTTCGAGGGCTACACCGAGAAGCTTTGGGGTCGTCACCCGCGCGAGATTTCCGCAGACTGGGGCGCTCAGCGTGTTAAAGGCCTGAGCATTATTGCCGTTTTGAAGAACGCCTTCCAAAAGATGATGCCCAAGAAGCGCGACGCTCACGACATCGAAACCTCCCTGATTGAAGAGTTCTGGTACCCCAAGCTGGGTCCAGGGCAGCTCTGGGAGACGGTTGAGCAGCGCAACGTTGAGCACGGTGTCAAGGTGATTACCGATGCCAACGTGGTTGAGCTCATGCAAGAAGACGGCAAGATTTCCGGTGTGGTCTACGTCAACGAGCAGGGCGAGCGGGTCACGCTCAAGGCTGACCACTTCATCTCTTCGATGCCGGTTAAGGATTTGGTCAACGCTATTGCTGCTTCCGAAACCAGCGCTCCCAAGGAGATGGTGCGGGTTGCTAACGGCCTGCCCTACCGCGATTTCGTGACCGTGGGCCTGTTGATTAAGCATCTCAAGATTCGCAACACGACCGACATTCCTACCTTGGGCAACCCGCCCATCGTGCCGGATTGCTGGATTTATGTGCAGGATCCCGGATACAAGATGGGCCGCTTCCAGATTTTCAACAACTGGAGCCCGTACATGGTTGAGAAGCCTGACGACACCGTTTGGATTGGTTTGGAGTACTTCTGCGAAGAGGGCGACGACTTCTGGAACATGTCGGATGAGGAGGCCACTAGCTTCGCCATTAAGGAGCTGACTCGCATGGGTGTAATTGGTGGCCCCGGCGACGTGATGGACTCTCATCGTGAACATGTGAAGAAGGCCTACCCGGCTTACTTCGATACTTACGCGCAGATGCCAGAGCTGATTAACTGGCTGGATTCCTTCGGTAACTTGTATTGCGTGGGCCGCAACGGTCAGCACCACTACAACAACCAAGACCACTCAATGGCTACTTCGATGGAAGCAGTCAAGAACATTGAGACGGGCCGCACCAACAAAGACAACGTGTGGAACGTCAATACCGAGAAGGCTTACCACGAAGAGAAGCAAGCGTAA
- a CDS encoding aldo/keto reductase, translating into MGNLNVSKVGMSCMVFSRGREHVPDEADSIAAIRAGYEAGCTYFDTAESYGKEIFHIGHNEELLGRALGTHREEIVIGSKFHMNWADVKHSKTLYDAIRVRLDRTLKRLGTDYLDLYYMHRLNVDVAVEDIAGVMGQFIEEGLIRGWGMSQVSVNAIRDAHSITPLTAVQDAYSMAQRLCEDELIPYCAQENIGFVAFSPITSYYLDDTKPKGSNSPNPAERAAAKRAIHRWTINHRLMRIIERLARENQATNAQISLAWMLNKYPNLVPIPGSKHPERVYENLEAADIILSEPEVAELDDMLAYCARHDPEVNKLVEKHKPKPYKRTMPKAEPVQLHKGPSAQMLASQILGQGCKPKAPAQTVPAAVAQAAQAAQAKQEPQELQTEQTQQPSDKQK; encoded by the coding sequence TTGGGGAACCTAAACGTCTCCAAAGTCGGCATGAGCTGCATGGTCTTCTCTAGAGGACGAGAGCATGTGCCAGATGAGGCTGACTCGATTGCAGCCATTCGAGCCGGCTATGAGGCCGGGTGTACCTATTTTGACACCGCAGAAAGCTACGGCAAGGAAATCTTCCACATAGGCCACAACGAGGAGCTGCTTGGCCGGGCCTTAGGCACCCACCGCGAAGAGATCGTCATCGGCAGTAAGTTTCACATGAATTGGGCCGATGTTAAGCACAGCAAAACGCTATACGATGCCATTCGCGTCCGCTTAGACCGCACACTCAAACGACTGGGCACCGACTACCTCGACTTATATTATATGCACCGTCTCAACGTGGACGTGGCAGTCGAAGACATCGCTGGCGTGATGGGACAGTTTATAGAAGAAGGACTCATACGCGGATGGGGTATGTCTCAAGTAAGTGTCAATGCCATTCGCGATGCCCACAGTATTACGCCACTAACCGCAGTACAAGATGCCTACTCAATGGCTCAACGCCTGTGCGAAGATGAGCTCATCCCCTACTGCGCTCAGGAAAACATTGGGTTTGTGGCCTTCTCTCCCATCACTTCCTATTATCTAGACGACACCAAGCCCAAGGGCAGCAACTCTCCGAATCCGGCAGAGCGAGCTGCGGCCAAGCGCGCCATTCACCGCTGGACCATTAACCACCGGCTCATGCGCATTATCGAGCGGCTGGCCCGGGAGAATCAGGCCACCAATGCGCAGATTTCGCTAGCCTGGATGCTCAATAAATATCCGAATTTGGTCCCTATTCCTGGCTCCAAGCATCCTGAGCGCGTGTACGAAAACCTAGAGGCCGCTGACATTATCCTCTCTGAACCAGAGGTGGCTGAGCTTGACGACATGCTGGCCTATTGCGCTAGGCATGATCCGGAGGTTAACAAGCTGGTAGAAAAGCACAAGCCCAAGCCTTATAAACGCACCATGCCTAAAGCTGAGCCAGTGCAGCTGCATAAAGGGCCGAGTGCGCAAATGCTGGCCAGTCAGATACTCGGGCAGGGCTGCAAGCCCAAAGCTCCGGCTCAAACAGTTCCGGCAGCAGTAGCTCAAGCAGCTCAGGCAGCTCAGGCGAAACAAGAGCCGCAAGAGTTACAAACGGAGCAAACACAGCAGCCGAGCGACAAGCAAAAATAA
- a CDS encoding GNAT family N-acetyltransferase, whose product MSGAANNAAGGARRGEAEKRELPEQIDIPYINGEMVHLRPATIADLPRMDELQAFYNSTGITGKGPVAERAVVNAWVRRSVSWSKGQAQRESGVGDPESRRTIAWAMISEADHDKDGSSDASQTGGLIGMIFLIDIDGWSRSARIQVVLGKDYRGRGYSRDAMPRVMTYGYAAQPVGLGLHRIWVAVPEKNTRSISVYQSLGFMVSGTARDALWDEEGGKYQDQVVMDALVDEYDPIRSLDAFGMHVVEGNPGVAEALENHERTAFSDEQPASERAIADAEESERKVVQSAQPVQSAQSDSSAAQVAPESVETSALEQAVSEHVQEVSTDEIPIETAQEETNDHPAEPVETAAPDSATTWAYSDSSQKQGSKRAWWRNWGNGGKRNSGGNS is encoded by the coding sequence ATGTCGGGTGCAGCGAACAACGCGGCCGGGGGAGCTAGACGCGGCGAAGCTGAAAAGCGGGAACTGCCTGAGCAGATAGACATCCCTTATATCAACGGCGAGATGGTTCATTTGCGTCCGGCTACTATCGCCGATTTGCCTCGTATGGACGAATTACAAGCTTTTTATAACTCCACCGGCATCACCGGTAAGGGGCCTGTGGCCGAGCGCGCCGTAGTTAACGCTTGGGTGCGCCGTTCGGTTTCCTGGTCGAAGGGGCAGGCTCAGCGTGAGTCAGGAGTAGGTGACCCTGAGTCTCGCCGCACAATTGCTTGGGCGATGATTTCCGAGGCTGACCACGACAAAGACGGCTCGAGCGATGCCAGTCAAACCGGCGGCTTAATTGGCATGATTTTCCTCATTGACATTGACGGGTGGTCGCGCTCAGCCCGTATTCAAGTGGTCTTAGGCAAGGATTATCGCGGCCGCGGCTATTCGCGAGATGCCATGCCCCGCGTAATGACATACGGCTATGCGGCTCAGCCAGTAGGACTAGGTCTACACCGCATTTGGGTGGCCGTGCCCGAGAAAAACACGCGCTCGATTTCGGTCTATCAATCCTTGGGATTCATGGTTTCCGGTACAGCGCGTGATGCTCTCTGGGATGAAGAAGGCGGCAAATACCAAGACCAAGTGGTCATGGATGCCTTGGTTGATGAATACGACCCCATTCGCTCGCTCGATGCTTTCGGCATGCACGTAGTAGAAGGCAATCCGGGCGTGGCTGAGGCCTTGGAAAATCACGAGCGTACGGCTTTTTCAGACGAACAGCCGGCCAGTGAGCGAGCCATTGCAGATGCCGAGGAATCTGAGCGTAAGGTTGTTCAGTCAGCTCAGCCCGTGCAATCGGCCCAATCAGACTCGTCCGCAGCGCAGGTTGCACCTGAAAGCGTAGAGACTTCCGCACTTGAACAGGCAGTTTCTGAACATGTACAAGAGGTTTCTACCGACGAAATTCCGATCGAAACTGCTCAAGAAGAGACCAATGACCATCCAGCAGAACCCGTTGAGACTGCCGCGCCAGACAGCGCCACTACTTGGGCTTATTCAGATTCCAGCCAAAAGCAAGGTTCTAAGCGCGCTTGGTGGCGTAATTGGGGCAATGGAGGCAAGCGCAACTCGGGAGGTAACAGTTGA
- the rho gene encoding transcription termination factor Rho, translating to MKLPELKELAKQLGLRGTSSMRKPALIETIEAARSGGQAPAGVSVKPVKTDNASSSASESGGTYEEPVTERAAQTTSVSNAKIDTEAAGEKASKGQVGDLFDVLGINDGAEAKSRERKESHTVADEEQVTINRRRHRSNDSHSRLRNRDEREDRSDRGHNNASSSNGGGKVRDLDDILAALPARDTPPTRKRNREESHERDYRHGSYDRRDRSDRSERSERNDRSERNDRSERFDRNDRNHARNNRRTARDYENREDFSSDELVPVAGIVDVLDSYAFIRTSGYLPGPNDVYVSMGQVKKYNLRKGDAVQGFTRPPHDSDRRNQRQKFMPLQSIETVNGMSVEDANDRAHFNKLTPLYPQERMRMETVPNQITGRIIDIVAPIGKGQRGLIVSPPKAGKTITLQNIANAIAKNNPEVHLMVVLVDERPEEVTDMERTVQGEVISSTFDRPATDHTTVAELAIERAKRLVELGQDVVVLLDSMTRLARAYNIAAPASGRILSGGVDAQALYPPKKFFGAARNIENGGSLTIISSALVETGSKMDEVIFEEFKGTGNMELRLSRELADKRMFPAIDVNASGTRREELITSPDELAVVYRLRRLLGGLESEQAYQTLVPRLKKTATNRDFLNAINQNMLGQKN from the coding sequence ATGAAGCTGCCTGAGCTCAAAGAGCTAGCTAAGCAGTTAGGTTTGCGCGGTACTTCTAGTATGCGCAAACCGGCTCTGATTGAGACCATTGAGGCAGCTCGCTCTGGTGGTCAAGCGCCCGCAGGCGTGAGCGTGAAGCCGGTCAAGACGGATAATGCCAGCAGCAGCGCCAGTGAGAGCGGGGGGACTTACGAAGAGCCTGTTACTGAGCGGGCAGCGCAGACGACATCGGTGTCGAATGCCAAGATTGATACTGAAGCCGCTGGCGAGAAAGCTAGTAAGGGCCAGGTTGGGGACTTGTTTGATGTGTTGGGCATTAATGACGGCGCAGAAGCAAAGTCTCGTGAGCGCAAAGAATCACACACCGTTGCTGACGAAGAGCAGGTGACTATTAATCGCCGTCGGCACCGCAGCAATGACTCTCATTCCCGCCTGCGTAACCGCGATGAGCGCGAGGATCGGTCAGACCGCGGACACAACAATGCCAGCAGCAGTAATGGTGGCGGCAAAGTGCGTGACTTGGACGATATTCTGGCTGCACTACCGGCCCGGGATACTCCTCCGACTCGTAAGCGTAACCGCGAGGAGAGCCACGAGCGCGACTACCGTCACGGCAGCTATGACCGTCGTGACCGTTCGGACCGTTCTGAACGTTCAGAACGCAACGATAGGTCTGAGCGCAACGATAGGTCTGAGCGTTTCGATCGCAACGATCGCAATCATGCTCGCAACAACCGTCGTACGGCCCGCGACTATGAGAATCGTGAAGACTTCTCAAGCGACGAATTAGTGCCAGTAGCAGGTATCGTCGATGTCTTAGACTCCTACGCTTTCATTCGTACTTCGGGCTATTTGCCCGGCCCGAACGATGTTTACGTCTCAATGGGTCAGGTCAAGAAGTATAACCTGCGTAAGGGAGATGCCGTGCAGGGCTTCACGCGGCCTCCTCACGATAGCGATCGCCGCAATCAGCGCCAAAAGTTTATGCCTTTGCAATCTATCGAGACGGTGAACGGCATGAGCGTGGAAGATGCGAACGACCGCGCCCACTTCAACAAGCTCACCCCGCTTTACCCGCAAGAGCGCATGCGCATGGAGACTGTGCCTAACCAGATTACTGGCCGTATTATCGACATTGTAGCGCCCATCGGCAAGGGGCAGCGCGGACTGATTGTCTCGCCGCCTAAGGCGGGTAAGACAATTACCCTGCAGAACATCGCCAATGCTATTGCCAAGAACAATCCTGAGGTTCATCTGATGGTGGTGCTGGTAGACGAGCGCCCCGAGGAAGTTACTGATATGGAACGCACGGTTCAGGGTGAGGTTATTTCCTCCACCTTCGACCGCCCTGCTACTGACCACACGACGGTCGCCGAGCTGGCTATTGAGCGTGCTAAGCGCCTGGTCGAGCTGGGCCAAGATGTGGTGGTCTTGCTTGATTCGATGACCCGCTTGGCTCGTGCTTACAACATCGCCGCTCCTGCTTCGGGTCGCATCCTTTCCGGCGGTGTCGACGCTCAGGCGCTCTACCCGCCCAAGAAGTTCTTTGGCGCTGCTCGCAACATTGAAAATGGTGGCTCCTTGACCATTATCTCTTCCGCTCTGGTGGAGACTGGTTCCAAGATGGACGAGGTTATCTTCGAGGAGTTCAAGGGCACTGGCAACATGGAGCTGCGTCTGTCTCGCGAATTGGCAGACAAGCGTATGTTCCCCGCCATCGATGTCAATGCTTCGGGCACCCGCCGCGAGGAGCTCATCACTTCTCCAGACGAGTTGGCTGTGGTGTATCGCCTGCGTCGCCTGCTGGGCGGACTAGAATCCGAGCAGGCTTACCAGACTCTGGTGCCGCGTTTGAAGAAGACCGCAACCAATCGCGATTTTTTGAATGCCATCAATCAAAACATGTTGGGGCAAAAGAACTAA
- a CDS encoding chorismate mutase, translated as MHDDMKLSETIVGEQMGLGDGEVASAANAIRQLRITIDKVDAAIIRLLAQRFAATDQVGGLKAQAGFAPADPAREQEQREQLRTLSLEAGLDPAIAEQYHAFVASLAKERHAQAAQRANSEG; from the coding sequence ATGCATGACGATATGAAGCTGAGTGAGACCATAGTAGGAGAGCAGATGGGCCTTGGCGATGGGGAAGTTGCCAGTGCAGCGAATGCTATCAGACAATTGAGAATTACTATCGATAAGGTGGATGCGGCCATAATTCGGCTGCTTGCCCAGCGTTTTGCTGCCACCGACCAAGTTGGGGGGCTCAAAGCGCAGGCTGGATTCGCTCCGGCAGACCCTGCCCGTGAGCAGGAACAGCGCGAGCAGCTGCGAACGTTGTCACTTGAGGCTGGCCTAGATCCAGCAATTGCTGAGCAATATCACGCTTTCGTGGCTTCACTGGCCAAGGAGCGCCACGCCCAGGCAGCTCAGCGTGCAAACTCTGAGGGCTGA